A single region of the Halobellus ruber genome encodes:
- a CDS encoding MgtC/SapB family protein, giving the protein MIQIVPEALPVNADVFNLFVAGALGMLLGLEREWSNKSAGIRTFTLTSLVGVAAATLGQTVLMALGGLLVLGQGLLLGARGLVYDARGEDVDDDYGLALTTSTSLLVAYIVGILVGMELVLVGVVIAITSSFLLVLRRELHGFARQLSHSEVRGAAEFAIIAFVVYPLLPTGTYGPWNAIDPRLIWTLVIAVSGIGFANYAIMQRYGGRGMLITGFFGGLVNSTAVIGEIANRAKANDGILTLAVATVLVADAAMAVRNLVIVVAFVPQSALSVGLPLGLIAVGGVGLTVYERNWGGDIDLDLESPFSSRNALTFGVLFLTVLVATAAAQEMYGTAGFLVTSFFSGLLSSGTTTATAVSLTSTGQISPTTAAQGVLAGTLASIMVKIWLAAGINRNLFNPVTARSGFLAALGLAGVVVVQFL; this is encoded by the coding sequence ATGATCCAGATCGTCCCCGAGGCGCTCCCGGTCAACGCGGACGTGTTCAACCTCTTCGTCGCGGGAGCCCTGGGTATGTTGCTCGGGCTGGAGCGGGAGTGGTCGAACAAGTCCGCGGGGATCCGGACGTTCACGCTCACCAGCCTGGTGGGCGTCGCGGCCGCCACCCTGGGACAGACGGTCCTGATGGCGCTGGGCGGTCTCCTGGTGCTCGGCCAGGGGCTCCTGCTCGGCGCCCGCGGGCTGGTGTACGACGCCCGCGGGGAGGACGTCGACGACGACTACGGGCTGGCGTTGACCACCTCGACCTCGCTACTCGTCGCGTACATCGTCGGCATCCTGGTCGGGATGGAACTCGTCCTCGTTGGCGTGGTGATCGCGATCACCTCGTCGTTCCTGCTCGTGCTCCGCCGGGAGCTCCACGGGTTCGCCCGCCAGCTCTCCCACAGCGAGGTCCGCGGCGCCGCGGAGTTCGCCATCATCGCGTTCGTGGTGTATCCTCTCCTCCCGACGGGCACCTACGGCCCCTGGAACGCGATCGACCCGCGGCTCATCTGGACGTTGGTGATCGCGGTCAGCGGGATCGGCTTCGCCAACTACGCGATCATGCAGCGGTACGGCGGCCGCGGGATGCTCATCACCGGCTTCTTCGGCGGGCTCGTCAACTCCACTGCGGTCATCGGCGAGATCGCAAACCGGGCGAAGGCCAACGACGGGATCCTGACGCTCGCGGTGGCGACGGTGCTGGTCGCCGACGCCGCGATGGCGGTCCGGAACCTGGTGATCGTGGTGGCGTTCGTCCCCCAGTCGGCGCTGAGCGTGGGGCTTCCCCTGGGGCTCATCGCGGTCGGCGGCGTCGGTTTGACGGTCTACGAGCGCAACTGGGGCGGCGACATCGACCTCGACCTCGAATCGCCGTTCTCCAGCCGAAACGCCCTGACGTTCGGGGTGCTGTTTCTCACGGTGCTCGTCGCCACCGCCGCGGCTCAGGAGATGTACGGGACCGCGGGCTTCCTGGTCACGAGCTTCTTCAGCGGCCTGCTCTCCAGCGGCACCACGACTGCGACCGCGGTCTCGCTCACTTCCACCGGACAGATCTCCCCGACGACCGCCGCACAGGGCGTGCTGGCCGGCACGCTCGCGAGTATTATGGTCAAGATCTGGCTCGCCGCGGGCATCAACCGGAACCTGTTCAACCCGGTCACGGCACGGTCGGGGTTCCTCGCGGCCTTAGGGCTCGCCGGGGTCGTCGTCGTCCAGTTCCTGTAG
- a CDS encoding zinc-dependent alcohol dehydrogenase family protein — protein sequence MRAAVYHGPRDVRVEDVPEPELEAATDAVVRVTHTAVCGSDLWFYRGDSDRDVPSTVGHEPMGIVEAVGDDVRSVAPGDRVFAPFKISCGACEFCRKGLHTSCVNGEGWGGDNGGAQGEKIRCPHADGTLVRVPDRYADDEDALRSLLPLTDVMGTGHHAAVSAGVGAGDTCVVIGDGAVGLCGVAAARRLGAERIVAVGHHDDRLDLAESFGATDTVAERGDAAGERIRELTHGGTNHVLECVGASSSMELATEVCRPGGTIGYVGVPHGLDGGLDLFDFFPNNLTLRGGMAPVRAYAEELMADILQGTLDPAPVFTKTVDLENVAEGYRAMDEREAVKVLVEV from the coding sequence ATGCGCGCAGCAGTCTACCACGGCCCGCGGGACGTCCGGGTCGAGGACGTCCCCGAACCGGAACTGGAGGCCGCGACGGACGCCGTCGTCCGCGTGACCCACACCGCGGTCTGCGGGTCGGACCTGTGGTTCTACCGCGGGGACAGCGACCGCGACGTGCCCTCGACCGTGGGGCACGAACCGATGGGGATCGTGGAGGCGGTCGGCGACGACGTCCGGTCGGTCGCGCCGGGCGACCGGGTGTTCGCGCCCTTCAAGATCTCGTGTGGCGCCTGTGAGTTCTGCCGGAAGGGGCTCCATACCTCCTGTGTCAACGGCGAGGGGTGGGGCGGCGACAACGGCGGCGCCCAAGGCGAGAAGATCCGGTGTCCCCACGCCGACGGGACGCTCGTCCGCGTGCCGGACCGCTACGCCGACGATGAGGACGCCCTCCGGTCGCTGCTCCCGCTGACGGACGTGATGGGGACCGGCCACCACGCCGCGGTCAGCGCGGGCGTCGGCGCCGGCGACACCTGCGTCGTGATCGGCGACGGCGCGGTCGGGCTGTGTGGCGTCGCGGCGGCCCGCAGGCTCGGCGCCGAACGCATCGTCGCCGTCGGCCACCACGACGACCGGCTCGACCTCGCCGAGTCCTTCGGCGCGACCGACACGGTCGCCGAGCGCGGCGACGCGGCCGGGGAGCGGATCCGAGAGCTGACCCACGGCGGCACCAACCACGTGCTGGAATGCGTCGGCGCGTCGTCGTCGATGGAACTCGCGACCGAGGTGTGTCGGCCGGGCGGCACGATCGGCTACGTCGGCGTCCCACACGGCCTCGACGGCGGGCTCGACCTCTTCGACTTTTTCCCGAACAACCTCACGCTCCGCGGGGGGATGGCCCCGGTCCGGGCGTACGCCGAGGAGCTGATGGCGGACATCCTGCAGGGAACCCTCGACCCCGCGCCGGTGTTCACGAAGACCGTCGATCTGGAGAACGTCGCGGAGGGCTACCGCGCGATGGACGAGCGGGAGGCGGTCAAGGTGCTCGTCGAGGTGTGA
- a CDS encoding VOC family protein: MSDDPTVTAERPDSPIRTTGTDHVTIWGSNEEDTLAFYRDLLGMPLVLRQPNLDDPSQTHLFFDTGDGRILTVFVGDRESNRGPQRGGTGSVHHLCFSVAPEDFEDVAAALDDDGRNYNVFDRGIFFSLYTHDNNGLVIELSTDKYDIPDDRRGEVLAKAQKLRVEDGADYAKDEHLAAALAELGLDADAHDLPDAASGVGGVN; this comes from the coding sequence ATGAGCGACGACCCGACAGTCACCGCGGAACGCCCCGACAGCCCGATCCGAACCACCGGCACCGACCACGTCACCATCTGGGGGAGCAACGAGGAAGACACCCTCGCCTTCTACCGCGACCTGCTGGGGATGCCGCTCGTGCTCCGGCAGCCCAACCTCGACGACCCCTCCCAGACCCACCTCTTTTTCGACACCGGCGACGGCCGGATCCTCACGGTGTTCGTCGGCGACCGGGAATCGAACCGCGGCCCCCAGCGCGGCGGCACCGGCTCGGTACATCACCTCTGTTTCAGCGTCGCCCCCGAGGACTTCGAGGACGTCGCCGCGGCGCTCGACGACGACGGCCGCAACTACAACGTCTTCGACCGCGGGATCTTCTTTTCGCTGTACACCCACGACAACAACGGCCTCGTGATCGAACTCTCCACCGACAAGTACGACATCCCCGACGACCGCCGCGGGGAGGTGCTCGCGAAGGCCCAGAAGCTTCGTGTGGAAGACGGCGCCGACTACGCGAAGGACGAACATCTCGCGGCCGCCCTGGCGGAACTGGGTCTGGACGCCGACGCCCACGACCTGCCGGACGCCGCCTCGGGCGTCGGCGGCGTGAACTGA